The Torulaspora globosa chromosome 8, complete sequence genome segment TTTTGTCTTTCCGTGCTTGATGCATTAGTTATGGGGGACGATTTCAGCAGTATAAGACATGTTATCGAGAAAGTTCAGCAGGACAAAGAGATACACCTGGATggatcttttcatctgaCTATTGCTAAATTCTTCGTTAGACATGGCATGCTTAATCAAATGGTTCAATATTATTCTGACATAGTGTTAAATCGAGCCGCTGGACGGATAcgcttgaagatcagtCACGTTGAACAGTTATGGGATTGTGCGCTACAGGCTTATCCGACGCTTACAAGAGAAATAACCAATGAGTTGAAGGTTATACTGACCAAAAAGCAGTACATCAGGGCGTTCCCgcaacttcatcaagtGCTTAAACAGACTTCGAAGGTAAGAAAACGAAAAGTCATGGGCGGCGAAGAGCATTTTAAATCAGGCTTACCTCAAGTTGACTACGAGAGGCTTAGGAGGTTTGAAAGCTTTATCGCCAGCCATGATATTGCTAGCGCGACTGACACCGCATTAGAAAGTTTGAAGCGAGGTACAAAGCCTCACTTTGACTTCTATCTCTGTGCAATACGAGaatgtctttcttcttctctcccGAACCTTGCCAAAACTTTGAGCGATATGCTTTCGAAGCGTTACAAAGTACCCCTGAAGTTGAACATACTTTGGCTTAGATACGACATTGCGTCAAAGTATCAATCGACCATATCGCAATCTGAAATGCTGTCATTTCGAAAGGTCCCTCTGCTGGAGGCTCAGCTGGCAGAGTTTGTGCGGTTGCACCGAGAATCCCTGAATTTCCAGAACTACCTACAACTTTCACAGATTAGCATTCTAATTCGCGATTACAACCACGCAGACATATTGATCTCAGAGGCAGCCAATCTTATCGACAAACGAAGCAGGCAGCAGTGGCTCATGTACTATATGACAGCATTGAAGATTGCAGCTCGTCTTTATAGAGCTGACGATTTCCTGGCATTATTAAGAGCATGGAACCAAAACGGCGATGCAAAGCTTGTCACTCGCGGTTGTATCAGGCAGGTTAAGGCGTACCGGAAGCTGTTCGAGAAAAGAGCTGATCGCCTAGCTGCCGTTCACAATGCATCTCTCGCAGACATCTCgaaagagattgagctGCTAGTCGAAAAGCAcgtctttttcaaatttgaaggGCTGAACGAAAGTCGTAAGTTATACACCCTTCTGCAAAGATGGTTAAGTCAAGAGATTAAAGAGCTCTTGAGGATTGAAcgcaagagaaggaaaacCTTAACCTCTACTGCATATTCTGATAAAGCATAGATTAATGAACCACTTGTATATACATATCATCGAAGTACAGGTAGCAAGACTCTCAGATCATTCACACCCAAGAGTGCTTATTGAGCTACATTGAAAAAGCGAAAAGAGCCACTTGTTATGACACCCTCGATGAATGTATTGGAAGCTGGAGAATAGCTGAATCGATAATAGCCACTAGGTGACCGATTCATAGCATTGTAGAACAAAGCGACGCTTTTGGAAAGTTTCATTGACAAACCTGATCTCATCTGTTAGCTCACGCAACCAACGAGTTGAACAAGCAAAAGGGCTTAAAAGGCGTTGCTGGACATAGAACTAGGCCATGTCATCCTCTGGTGATACTACAGGTGTAACGCCTCTCGCAGAGCTGCTCTTTCGCAAAAGTGAGGAATGTCAGAAAGAGGTTCTCCTTAAGGTGATTGACTCTCTGATATGTTCGATCTGTCAGGATTACATGTACGTCCCGATGATGATACAGTGTGGTCATAACTACTGCTATGGCTGCTTGTCGGCGTGGTTCAACAGCAATCCGGAAGAAGAACTCAGCTGTCCCCATTGCAGAGGAAATGTGGTTAACATGCCCTGTTTGAATAGCGCACTACAGCAATTACTGCAGACCGTTATAGAGGCTTCTTCAGCTGGGAAGGGGGATAAAATAGACGACAGCAAGCTCAAGAAGGTGTTggatgccaagaaattATGTGAAGACGAGTACAGAAAGGACTTTAAAGGCGACCAGCTGTTCAGAGGCGTTTTTCGGAACACTGCTGTTGGTATTGcagatgaggaagacgatgGAATACTTAGGTGCAGCAATTGCCACTGGGAGCTCgaggacgatgaagatgatgtCTGCCCGCACTGCAACCTGAGAATCAGGAGCAGAGCTAGACCAGCTCGCGCATCTCCCTCCGAAAGCGAGGAGGAATACGACGCAGCGCTGGAAGAACATCTGGAGAGTCAATATCCATACCTTGATGGCAGTTGGTTTGAGGAGACTGGTCGGGCTGCTTACAGCTATGCCGCGACTATTGCTTCGCTTGTACGCGGCCGTACTGCTGACGAACTGTTGGAGAGGTGCTACAACTCGGAGCCTTCACCTATCTATAGGGACCCGCACTTCCCGCTTGTGTTTGTATCTTTCTCGCTTGCTGACGGGACTGTCGTCCACTTTCCATCATACATCCTTTACCTGTCCCTAGTGAATCCCAGAAAGGGCGAAAGGGAAGCCAGAGCTATTTCCATTCTCGAAAGACTGCAAAATGTTGAGCTTTCGCAGCGAGAAGGCGCAATAGATGACCTGCTTTCGCACTATTCGGACTTTATTAGGGAACACGTCGTGTCTCCGGCGCCCTTCCAGCGTGAAGTTCGCAAATATGGC includes the following:
- the PET111 gene encoding Pet111p (ancestral locus Anc_8.809), whose product is MLRRKPFLCPTVRIFHLFEAGWTVSQTHRYFTCLRSAERESEDDIADWVKGSLYEPIPSQHFQVPGSNHGGFASKILHPPLKVVSEESYLKEWHARFVEADLRTVSLVLEGIRNKTMLFSLPHLMTLLRSLHSIRRYYEIHEIYCVLEDCASFIKDEDTYPNIRQEFLKIVLNAEDILGNYKLCESVFSEYIKLPTLERYSISIGLKSFLRNDNLQLAKQFFIQILENPETFPITKTEFKMFCRELSNLQDLDSMMFIFKLWVKKRCMRDGSITCCDLDYETLSLFHRLFIQSGDRKGLEEFLEHEVVKKTGYQADVVFQITEFCQSLHQIKRESSSVEDATTKKIDKFLTILEGRPIDRRHFCLSVLDALVMGDDFSSIRHVIEKVQQDKEIHLDGSFHLTIAKFFVRHGMLNQMVQYYSDIVLNRAAGRIRLKISHVEQLWDCALQAYPTLTREITNELKVILTKKQYIRAFPQLHQVLKQTSKVRKRKVMGGEEHFKSGLPQVDYERLRRFESFIASHDIASATDTALESLKRGTKPHFDFYLCAIRECLSSSLPNLAKTLSDMLSKRYKVPLKLNILWLRYDIASKYQSTISQSEMLSFRKVPLLEAQLAEFVRLHRESLNFQNYLQLSQISILIRDYNHADILISEAANLIDKRSRQQWLMYYMTALKIAARLYRADDFLALLRAWNQNGDAKLVTRGCIRQVKAYRKLFEKRADRLAAVHNASLADISKEIELLVEKHVFFKFEGLNESRKLYTLLQRWLSQEIKELLRIERKRRKTLTSTAYSDKA
- the PSH1 gene encoding ubiquitin-protein ligase PSH1 (ancestral locus Anc_8.808), coding for MSSSGDTTGVTPLAELLFRKSEECQKEVLLKVIDSLICSICQDYMYVPMMIQCGHNYCYGCLSAWFNSNPEEELSCPHCRGNVVNMPCLNSALQQLLQTVIEASSAGKGDKIDDSKLKKVLDAKKLCEDEYRKDFKGDQLFRGVFRNTAVGIADEEDDGILRCSNCHWELEDDEDDVCPHCNLRIRSRARPARASPSESEEEYDAALEEHLESQYPYLDGSWFEETGRAAYSYAATIASLVRGRTADELLERCYNSEPSPIYRDPHFPLVFVSFSLADGTVVHFPSYILYLSLVNPRKGEREARAISILERLQNVELSQREGAIDDLLSHYSDFIREHVVSPAPFQREVRKYGALATKYETLVREELEKSPSEDYSSPSALSPSGLDEYNYPFLVERKTTKGERLVFPSFSIFVRADPELTENERNRALPLARRLEQAVINRGDFSQMARTTSQDEEYDSVNDFIASDDDGVTDGIADLRTGSGSSEGSTGEGPDSEDPDSDYFEHNEGDGYVSGDSLDDGDHAVRTRPEFSDQDSGQEQDEQDNDEEDDDESSRVRIPRKRNRAIVDISDDDSA